In the genome of Fundidesulfovibrio magnetotacticus, the window CCCTACTTGGTTTCCGGCTTGGCGGCGGGGAGTTCCACGCCCTTGCGCACGATCTCGCGGATGTCCACGCTGGCCGGGCAGTACTTGATGCAGCGCCCGCAGCCGCAGCAGGCGATGACGCCGCCGTGGATGTCCGGATAGTAGCTGAACTTGTGACCCACGCGGTTTTTCAGCCGGTGGGCCTTGGTGGGCCGGGG includes:
- a CDS encoding 4Fe-4S dicluster domain-containing protein — translated: PRPTKAHRLKNRVGHKFSYYPDIHGGVIACCGCGRCIKYCPASVDIREIVRKGVELPAAKPETK